In the genome of Longimicrobium sp., one region contains:
- a CDS encoding type II toxin-antitoxin system PemK/MazF family toxin: MRVRPSRGEVWFADLRPVRGHEQDGVRPVLVVSDDAMNHGSSDLAVVLPLTTKIRAHSFRVPVVPPEGGLRSMSFALCDQIRTVAHARMERRLGSVSAQTLETISSILSFLLVIRPRRRRRRR; encoded by the coding sequence ATGCGCGTGCGGCCCTCACGCGGAGAAGTCTGGTTCGCCGATCTCCGGCCCGTACGTGGCCACGAGCAGGATGGAGTGCGGCCGGTGCTGGTTGTTTCCGACGACGCGATGAACCACGGCTCCAGCGACCTGGCGGTGGTGCTTCCGCTGACCACGAAGATTCGCGCCCATAGCTTTCGCGTCCCTGTCGTGCCACCGGAAGGTGGATTACGATCTATGAGCTTTGCGCTTTGTGACCAGATTCGCACCGTCGCGCACGCACGAATGGAGCGCAGACTAGGAAGCGTTTCCGCGCAAACGCTCGAGACGATCTCCTCCATCCTCTCGTTCCTGCTCGTGATCCGTCCCCGACGGCGGAGGCGCCGCCGCTGA
- a CDS encoding S41 family peptidase, whose protein sequence is MHDRNTAPKTAPRRRVKRAALAALVLPVVVGGFMLQSAISENGQLFQQVLTRVAAFGVDSVPEDSLYALAARGLLRRIGDPYAELYSPQELAEFQRENLRNGYGGMGMLVELVRDTATVMRVYPRTPAEGAGVQVGDRIVEVDGQKVTGIALDKVTSRLLGPQGTTVRATLVRHGVDQPIRIEARRAVVHVPVVPYALMLPDNVGYVPLDRFSESSGEELARAIEGLRAQGARAFVIDLRGNGGGSLEQSIRISNLFLEKGDEILRVVYRNVPTEVYHAEDQPLLTREPIVVMTDEGTASASEIVAGSLQDHDRAVVVGTTSFGKGLVQDLFPLEGGWAMKLTTGKWFTPSGRSIQRPRKVNPDGTFAPEDTLPPSDSALRARPVFHSDAGRPVYGGGGITPDVVVKEDTLSGPERALLRALSTRATATNQVLSQYTLELKGTVRPDFTVPAAWREELYRRLEREGLRVDRRTWDAGATVLDRMLEGRVASLAFGDSASFRRGIGRDKQLQTAITVLHGASTQAEALAHAAAAARATPAPEAGHTGA, encoded by the coding sequence ATGCACGATCGCAACACGGCTCCGAAAACCGCACCCCGCAGGCGGGTGAAGCGCGCCGCGCTGGCGGCGCTGGTGCTGCCGGTGGTGGTGGGCGGCTTCATGCTGCAGAGCGCCATCTCCGAGAACGGCCAGCTCTTCCAGCAGGTGCTCACCCGCGTGGCCGCCTTCGGCGTGGACTCGGTGCCCGAGGACAGCCTGTACGCGCTGGCCGCCCGCGGCCTCCTGCGCCGCATCGGCGACCCGTACGCCGAGCTGTACTCGCCGCAGGAGCTGGCCGAGTTCCAGCGCGAGAACCTGCGCAACGGCTACGGCGGGATGGGGATGCTGGTGGAGCTGGTGCGCGACACCGCCACGGTGATGCGCGTCTACCCGCGCACCCCCGCCGAGGGCGCCGGCGTGCAGGTGGGCGACCGCATCGTGGAGGTCGACGGGCAGAAGGTCACCGGCATCGCGCTCGACAAGGTCACGTCCAGGCTGCTGGGGCCGCAGGGCACCACCGTCCGCGCGACCCTCGTCCGCCACGGCGTCGACCAGCCGATCCGCATCGAGGCGCGGCGGGCGGTGGTCCACGTTCCCGTGGTGCCCTACGCGCTGATGCTGCCCGACAACGTGGGCTACGTCCCCCTCGACCGCTTCAGCGAGAGCTCGGGCGAGGAGCTGGCGCGGGCCATCGAGGGCCTGCGCGCGCAGGGCGCCCGCGCGTTCGTGATCGACCTGCGCGGCAACGGCGGCGGCAGCCTGGAGCAGTCCATCCGCATCTCCAACCTGTTCCTGGAGAAGGGCGACGAGATCCTGCGCGTGGTGTACCGCAACGTCCCCACTGAGGTCTACCACGCCGAGGACCAGCCGCTGCTGACCCGCGAGCCGATCGTGGTGATGACCGACGAGGGGACCGCGTCGGCGTCGGAGATCGTGGCGGGCTCGCTGCAGGACCACGACCGCGCGGTGGTGGTGGGGACGACCTCCTTCGGCAAGGGGCTGGTGCAGGACCTCTTCCCGCTGGAAGGCGGGTGGGCGATGAAGCTGACCACCGGCAAGTGGTTCACCCCCAGCGGCCGCAGCATCCAGCGCCCGCGCAAGGTAAACCCCGACGGCACCTTCGCGCCCGAGGACACGCTGCCGCCCAGCGACTCGGCGCTGCGCGCGCGGCCGGTGTTCCACAGCGACGCGGGGCGGCCCGTGTACGGCGGCGGCGGCATCACCCCCGACGTGGTGGTGAAGGAGGACACGCTTTCCGGGCCCGAGCGGGCGCTGCTGCGCGCCCTCTCCACCCGGGCGACGGCGACCAACCAGGTGCTGAGCCAGTACACGCTGGAGCTGAAGGGCACGGTGCGGCCGGACTTCACCGTGCCCGCCGCGTGGCGCGAGGAGCTGTACCGCCGGCTGGAGCGCGAGGGGCTGCGCGTGGACCGCCGGACGTGGGACGCGGGGGCCACGGTCCTCGACCGGATGCTCGAGGGGCGCGTGGCCTCGCTGGCGTTCGGCGACTCGGCCTCGTTCCGCCGCGGCATCGGGCGCGACAAGCAGCTGCAGACCGCCATCACCGTGCTGCACGGCGCCAGCACGCAGGCCGAGGCGCTGGCGCACGCCGCCGCCGCGGCCCGCGCCACCCCGGCTCCCGAGGCCGGCCACACGGGCGCCTGA
- a CDS encoding M28 family peptidase yields the protein MRTHVRSAGALAAALSLAAAAPALAQAPRGELPLKRAPQPTTSAITPADAMTRVYVLADDSMMGREAGTAGNVKGTDYIAREARRMGLEPAGENGTFFQTIPLRRKGVDPASALSINGSPLRLGEDFIAIPTIESVFSFGDSLRASNVQVVYGGRLGTLNLINPAQAAGKLVVFDAAQVNGARSWRFWTGGSFDRYASSAGVVIAALDAVPENIRGFLAEPQEALVDPAAPRRHAASPAGLLVTVAAAERLLGKPLSAAAVGDAGRTVSGTVWFADTPSAFPARNVVAVLRGTDPRLRGQYVAIGAHNDHVGTAPEALDHDSLRVFNGVLRRGGLEGEAARATPAQEAQIRARTDSLRRAHGGVRRDSIFNGADDDASGTTGVLEIAEYLAAHRPKRSVLFVWHTGEEKGLLGSQWFTEHPSGGIVRDSIVAQLNMDMIGRGAATDETGASKDSVTLHGGPGYVQLVGSRRLSTQLGDLVEEVNRTGNHGLAFDYALDANRHPANIYCRSDHYNYARWGIPITFFTTGGHQDYHMLTDEPEYIDYDKLVQVSRFVADVAEHIANRPDRLVVDKPKPDPHGDCSQ from the coding sequence GTGAGAACGCACGTACGCTCCGCCGGCGCGCTGGCCGCGGCACTCTCGCTGGCCGCCGCCGCGCCGGCGCTGGCCCAGGCGCCCCGCGGCGAGCTGCCGCTGAAGCGCGCGCCGCAGCCCACCACCTCCGCCATCACCCCCGCCGACGCCATGACGCGGGTGTACGTGCTGGCCGACGACTCGATGATGGGGCGCGAGGCGGGCACCGCCGGCAACGTGAAGGGCACCGACTACATCGCCCGCGAGGCGCGCCGCATGGGGCTGGAACCGGCGGGCGAGAACGGCACCTTCTTCCAGACCATCCCCCTGCGCCGCAAGGGCGTGGATCCCGCGTCGGCGCTGTCGATCAACGGCTCGCCGCTGCGGCTGGGCGAGGACTTCATCGCCATCCCCACCATCGAGAGCGTGTTCTCGTTCGGCGACAGCCTGCGCGCGAGCAACGTGCAGGTGGTGTACGGCGGGCGGCTGGGGACGCTGAACCTGATCAACCCCGCGCAGGCGGCGGGGAAGCTGGTGGTGTTCGACGCCGCGCAGGTGAACGGCGCGCGCAGCTGGCGGTTCTGGACCGGCGGCTCGTTCGACCGCTATGCCTCGTCGGCCGGCGTGGTGATCGCCGCGCTCGACGCGGTGCCGGAGAACATCCGCGGCTTCCTGGCCGAGCCGCAGGAGGCGCTGGTGGACCCGGCCGCGCCGCGGCGCCACGCCGCCTCGCCCGCCGGCCTCCTGGTGACCGTGGCCGCGGCCGAGCGGCTGCTGGGCAAGCCGCTCTCCGCCGCCGCGGTGGGCGACGCGGGGCGCACGGTGAGCGGCACCGTCTGGTTCGCCGACACGCCGTCGGCCTTCCCGGCGCGCAACGTGGTGGCCGTGCTGCGCGGGACCGACCCGCGGCTGCGCGGGCAGTACGTGGCCATCGGCGCGCACAACGACCACGTGGGCACCGCGCCCGAGGCGCTGGACCACGACTCGCTGCGCGTGTTCAACGGCGTCCTTCGCCGCGGCGGGCTCGAGGGCGAGGCGGCGCGCGCCACGCCGGCGCAGGAGGCGCAGATCCGCGCGCGCACCGACTCGCTGCGCCGCGCGCACGGCGGCGTCCGCCGCGACTCCATCTTCAACGGCGCCGACGACGACGCGTCGGGGACCACGGGCGTGCTGGAGATCGCCGAGTACCTGGCGGCGCACCGGCCGAAGCGCTCGGTGCTCTTCGTCTGGCACACGGGCGAGGAGAAGGGGCTGCTGGGCTCGCAGTGGTTCACCGAGCACCCGTCGGGCGGGATCGTGCGCGACTCGATCGTGGCCCAGCTGAACATGGACATGATCGGGCGCGGCGCGGCCACCGACGAGACGGGGGCCAGCAAGGACAGCGTGACCCTGCACGGCGGCCCCGGCTACGTGCAGCTGGTGGGCTCGCGGCGGCTGTCGACGCAGCTGGGCGACCTGGTGGAGGAGGTGAACCGCACGGGGAACCACGGGCTGGCCTTCGACTACGCGCTCGACGCCAACCGCCACCCGGCCAACATCTACTGCCGGAGCGACCACTACAACTACGCGCGCTGGGGGATCCCGATCACCTTCTTCACCACCGGCGGGCACCAGGACTACCACATGCTCACCGATGAGCCGGAGTACATAGACTACGACAAGCTGGTGCAGGTGTCGCGGTTCGTGGCCGACGTGGCGGAGCACATCGCCAACCGCCCCGACCGGCTGGTGGTCGACAAGCCGAAGCCCGATCCGCACGGGGACTGCTCGCAGTAA
- a CDS encoding methyltransferase domain-containing protein, producing the protein MAGVAEEREYLLGTDDDELARLGFQHQLWAGEAASAWTRAGFGPGQTLLDVGCGPGYATLDLARLVGPAGRVHGVDVSARFVAHLRARAAALGARNVTAEVLDLTADDLPAESFDGAYARWVLCFVGDPAAVVRRVATALRPGAAFVVWDYMKYGGLAMSPGDPAFDRVFAAMEASWRATGGDGDVCRRVPRMMIDAGLDVVHIEPCVRPARPGDPLWQWPRTFYSNFLPILVRGGFITQADADAFDAAWAKRERDPAAFFSTPIQATVIGVKR; encoded by the coding sequence ATGGCCGGCGTGGCGGAGGAACGCGAGTACCTGCTGGGGACGGACGACGACGAGCTGGCGCGGCTCGGGTTCCAGCACCAGCTCTGGGCGGGCGAGGCGGCTTCGGCGTGGACGCGCGCGGGCTTCGGGCCCGGGCAGACGCTGCTGGACGTCGGATGCGGGCCGGGGTATGCGACGCTCGACCTGGCGCGGCTCGTCGGACCCGCGGGGCGCGTGCACGGCGTGGACGTGTCCGCGCGCTTCGTGGCGCACCTCCGCGCGCGGGCCGCGGCACTCGGCGCGCGCAACGTCACCGCCGAGGTGCTGGACCTCACCGCCGACGATCTTCCCGCGGAGTCGTTCGACGGCGCGTACGCGCGGTGGGTGCTTTGCTTCGTGGGCGACCCGGCGGCGGTGGTGCGGCGCGTGGCCACGGCGCTGAGGCCCGGCGCCGCGTTCGTGGTGTGGGACTACATGAAGTACGGCGGGCTGGCGATGAGCCCCGGCGACCCCGCGTTCGACCGCGTGTTCGCGGCGATGGAGGCGTCGTGGCGCGCCACCGGCGGCGACGGCGACGTGTGCCGGCGCGTGCCCCGGATGATGATCGACGCAGGGCTCGACGTGGTGCACATCGAGCCCTGCGTGCGCCCCGCGCGGCCGGGCGACCCGCTCTGGCAGTGGCCGCGCACCTTCTACAGCAACTTCCTGCCGATCCTGGTCCGCGGCGGCTTCATCACCCAGGCCGACGCCGACGCGTTCGACGCCGCCTGGGCCAAGCGCGAGCGCGACCCCGCCGCCTTCTTCTCCACCCCCATCCAGGCGACAGTCATCGGGGTGAAGCGATAG
- the dtd gene encoding D-aminoacyl-tRNA deacylase: protein MRIVLQRVSRAKVTVDGRVTGEIGGGLLLLAGFTEGDTDEALAWMAKKLVQLRIFPDDEGKMNRSVEDAGGGILVVSQFTLYGDARKGNRPSFIDAARPEIAIPLYERFVEMLRATGRPVATGAFGAMMDVELVNDGPVTLILER from the coding sequence ATGCGTATCGTGCTGCAGCGCGTCTCGCGCGCGAAGGTGACGGTGGACGGCCGCGTGACCGGCGAGATCGGGGGCGGGCTGCTCCTGCTCGCCGGCTTCACCGAGGGCGACACGGACGAAGCGCTCGCGTGGATGGCGAAGAAGCTCGTGCAGCTCCGCATCTTCCCCGACGACGAGGGAAAGATGAACCGCTCGGTGGAGGATGCCGGCGGCGGCATCCTGGTCGTCAGCCAGTTCACCCTCTACGGCGACGCGCGCAAGGGGAACCGGCCGAGCTTCATCGACGCGGCCCGGCCGGAGATCGCCATCCCCCTGTACGAGCGGTTCGTGGAGATGCTGCGCGCCACCGGCCGCCCCGTGGCCACCGGCGCGTTCGGCGCGATGATGGACGTGGAACTGGTGAACGACGGCCCCGTGACGCTGATCCTGGAACGGTAG
- a CDS encoding Maf family protein, producing MTDPNTPPPIVLASQSPRRAELIARLGLDFDIVPADIDESYREGEMPPEHAERLSREKAETIARTHPHALVVGSDTIVVIDGAVLGKPRDRDKAVEMLMRLSGRDHEVCTGIAVAMDGRVESGLERVRVRFRALDRRACEEYVATGEPMDKAGAYGIQGFGSAIVESIEGDYFAVMGLPVVRMLTLIERFGWRYGFGTLERA from the coding sequence ATGACGGATCCCAACACCCCGCCCCCCATCGTGCTGGCCTCGCAGTCTCCGCGGCGGGCGGAGCTGATCGCGCGGCTGGGGCTCGACTTCGACATCGTGCCTGCCGACATCGACGAGAGCTACCGCGAGGGCGAGATGCCGCCCGAGCACGCCGAGCGCCTCTCGCGCGAGAAGGCGGAGACGATCGCGCGGACGCACCCGCACGCGCTCGTCGTCGGCTCCGACACCATCGTGGTGATCGACGGCGCGGTACTGGGCAAGCCGCGCGACCGCGACAAGGCGGTGGAGATGCTGATGCGGCTCTCCGGCCGCGACCACGAGGTGTGCACCGGAATCGCCGTGGCGATGGACGGGCGCGTGGAGAGCGGGCTGGAGCGCGTGCGCGTGCGCTTCCGCGCGCTCGACCGCCGCGCGTGCGAGGAGTACGTCGCGACGGGCGAGCCGATGGACAAGGCCGGCGCGTACGGCATCCAGGGCTTCGGCAGCGCCATCGTCGAGAGCATCGAGGGCGACTACTTCGCGGTGATGGGCCTTCCCGTCGTCCGCATGCTCACGCTGATCGAGCGCTTCGGCTGGCGGTACGGCTTCGGGACGCTCGAGCGGGCGTAG
- a CDS encoding CPCC family cysteine-rich protein, whose protein sequence is MADATYPCPCCGYLVFSEPPGSYDICPICYWEDDALQLEFATTLAGGANHTTLGEAQANFERFGACEERLAPHCRPPGDTPRDPAWRPVDPARDRFEDFESPEGVRAPRDLDALYYWRPSFRLRRDPSPT, encoded by the coding sequence ATGGCTGACGCCACATATCCCTGCCCCTGCTGCGGCTATCTCGTCTTCTCCGAGCCACCGGGATCGTACGACATCTGCCCGATCTGCTACTGGGAGGACGACGCGCTGCAACTGGAATTCGCCACCACGCTGGCCGGCGGCGCGAACCACACGACGCTCGGCGAGGCGCAGGCGAATTTCGAGCGCTTCGGCGCGTGCGAGGAGCGCCTGGCGCCGCACTGCCGCCCGCCCGGCGACACGCCACGCGACCCGGCCTGGCGTCCGGTCGATCCCGCGCGCGACCGGTTCGAGGACTTCGAGTCGCCGGAGGGCGTCCGCGCGCCTCGCGATCTCGATGCGCTCTACTACTGGCGTCCGTCGTTCCGGCTGCGGCGCGATCCATCACCCACCTGA
- the glpK gene encoding glycerol kinase GlpK, with amino-acid sequence MILAIDQGTTGTTCLVIDRDGQVRGRAYSEFTQHFPRPGWVEHDAAEIWDVTRRVAKVAAAHAGTSIDRLTGIGITNQRETIVLWDRETGEPVHHALVWQDGRTADLCRRMKEDGREDDVRARTGLVIDPYFSATKLAWLLDNVPGARARAEAGELAAGTIDSWLVWKMTGGRLHLTDRTNASRTLLYSLDGDAWDPALLNLFGIPAAVLPEIRASSDVYGATDGAAFEGEAPVAGIAGDQQAALYGHACWTAGEGKNTYGTGAFLLVHTGDQRVPSRHGMLTTSACGPRGERAFALEGSIFIAGAAVQWLRDGLGILRDAAETEALARSLDSNDGVYFVPAFTGLGAPHWEPRARGTLFGLTRGATRAHLARAALEAMAFSTHDVVEAMEGDAGVRMPELRVDGGAAANDWLMQFQADVLGIPVRRPSLVEMTARGAAGLAGLAVRFWQTPEEFAAARPDEAVFAPTMDDEERAAALAGWRRAVDAASAWATGGG; translated from the coding sequence ATGATCCTCGCCATCGACCAGGGGACGACGGGCACCACCTGCCTGGTGATCGACCGCGATGGGCAGGTGCGCGGCCGCGCCTACAGCGAGTTCACCCAGCACTTCCCCCGCCCCGGCTGGGTGGAGCACGACGCGGCCGAGATCTGGGACGTCACCCGCCGCGTCGCCAAGGTCGCCGCGGCGCACGCAGGGACGAGCATCGACCGGCTGACGGGAATCGGGATCACCAACCAGCGCGAGACGATCGTGCTTTGGGACCGGGAGACGGGCGAGCCGGTGCATCACGCGCTGGTCTGGCAGGACGGCCGGACGGCCGATCTTTGTCGGCGGATGAAGGAGGACGGTCGCGAGGACGACGTCCGCGCGCGCACCGGGCTGGTCATCGACCCCTACTTCTCCGCCACCAAGCTGGCGTGGCTGCTGGACAACGTCCCCGGTGCGCGGGCCCGCGCCGAGGCGGGCGAGCTGGCGGCGGGGACGATCGATAGCTGGCTGGTCTGGAAGATGACCGGCGGGCGCCTCCACCTCACCGACCGCACCAACGCCAGCCGCACCCTCCTCTACTCGCTCGACGGCGACGCGTGGGATCCCGCGCTGCTGAACCTGTTCGGCATCCCCGCCGCGGTGCTGCCGGAGATCCGCGCGTCGTCCGACGTCTACGGCGCCACCGACGGCGCGGCGTTCGAGGGCGAGGCGCCGGTGGCGGGGATCGCGGGCGACCAGCAGGCGGCGCTCTACGGCCACGCCTGCTGGACCGCGGGGGAGGGGAAGAACACGTACGGTACCGGCGCCTTCCTCCTCGTCCACACCGGCGATCAGCGCGTCCCCAGCCGGCACGGGATGCTGACCACCTCGGCGTGCGGGCCGCGCGGCGAGCGGGCGTTCGCGCTGGAGGGCTCCATCTTCATCGCCGGCGCGGCGGTACAGTGGCTGCGTGACGGGCTGGGCATCCTGCGCGACGCGGCGGAGACGGAGGCGCTGGCGCGGTCGCTGGATTCGAACGACGGCGTCTACTTCGTTCCCGCGTTCACCGGGCTGGGCGCGCCGCACTGGGAGCCGCGCGCGCGGGGGACGCTGTTCGGGCTCACCCGCGGCGCCACGCGCGCGCACCTGGCCCGCGCCGCGCTCGAGGCCATGGCCTTCTCCACCCACGACGTGGTGGAGGCGATGGAGGGCGATGCGGGCGTGCGCATGCCCGAGCTGCGCGTGGACGGCGGCGCGGCGGCCAACGACTGGCTGATGCAGTTCCAGGCCGACGTGCTCGGCATCCCCGTGCGCCGCCCGTCGCTGGTGGAGATGACGGCGCGCGGCGCGGCGGGCCTCGCCGGTCTCGCGGTGAGATTCTGGCAGACGCCGGAGGAGTTCGCCGCGGCGCGGCCGGACGAGGCGGTGTTCGCGCCGACGATGGACGACGAGGAGCGGGCGGCGGCGCTCGCGGGATGGCGGCGCGCGGTGGATGCCGCGTCCGCGTGGGCCACGGGAGGGGGATGA